One genomic region from Prunus persica cultivar Lovell chromosome G3, Prunus_persica_NCBIv2, whole genome shotgun sequence encodes:
- the LOC18782854 gene encoding BTB/POZ domain-containing protein At3g22104 isoform X2 — translation MEMNNSVIGTHNLLEKAEKSFEEIRYWTWSELLMALKHCQDLLPAANSLSLLEKCMDTLVARLPSTSEASPCPSTSSPDSSGIRFSCDTRSSESLKTSSSRATWWFEDLLALGPNLVEMLVKSMISRKLDHVIISRFLFYYQKSKFYTVKSDAKCTFVETVIDMLYILDQSCVSCKSLFGILRVALNLNINKSSRNKLESMIGSQLDQAILDNLLVPSPRGINYLYDVNLVLRLLKSFLSGGICQASPMRLRRVAALVDLYMAEVAPDPCLKPSKFVALAMVMPDSARDSYDELYHAMDMYIEVHAGLSEEEKMKICCVLNYEKLSSETCIHLSQNKKFPSKAAVQALVSQQLKLKSLLHATNNSKSYADSPCSAGEVGNWGRKFDANEQLVLYAGKLNLAADNEKLRAHLQGMQCRVMELEKLCKKMQTQMAKFTKSRASSHSHTRSVPKLCS, via the exons ATGGAAATGAACAATTCTGTCATTGGAACACATAATTTATTGGAAAAAGCAGAGAAGTCATTTGAAGAGATCAGATATTGGACATGGTCTGAGCTTTTAATGGCTTTGAAGCATTGCCAAGATTTACTTCCAGCCGCTAATTCTCTGAGCCTACTCGAGAAATGCATGGATACCCTTGTAGCAAGATTGCCTTCGACAAGCGAAGCGAGTCCTTGTCCTTCCACTTCATCCCCAGATAGCTCTGGTATTCGGTTTTCATGCGACACTCGAAGCTCTGAGAGTTTGAAAACCAGCTCATCTCGGGCAACCTGGTGGTTTGAGGATCTTCTAGCTTTAGGTCCAAATTTGGTTGAAATGCTGGTCAAGTCCATGATTTCTCGAAAGCTTGATCATGTTATCATTAGTAGGTTCCTCTTTTATTACCAGAAATCGAAGTTTTACACTGTCAAATCTGATGCCAAGTGCACCTTTGTGGAAACAGTCATTGATATGCTGTATATTCTTGATCAGAGCTGTGTTTCTTGCAAGAGTTTATTTGGGATTCTTCGAGTTGCTCTGAATTTGAACATAAACAAAAGTAGCAGGAATAAGTTGGAGAGCATGATTGGTTCACAGCTTGATCAAGCAATATTAGACAATTTGCTTGTTCCATCCCCACGGGGGATCAATTACTTGTATGATGTCAATCTTGTTCTAAGGTTATTGAAATCATTTCTGAGTGGAGGAATCTGTCAAGCATCGCCCATGCGATTGAGGAGAGTTGCTGCCTTGGTGGATTTGTATATGGCAGAAGTAGCCCCAGATCCTTGTTTGAAGCCTTCGAAGTTTGTGGCTTTAGCCATGGTCATGCCGGATTCTGCCAGAGACTCCTATGATGAACTTTACCATGCCATGGACATGTATATAGAG GTGCATGCAGGATTGTCAGAAGAGGAAAAGATGAAAATTTGTTGTGTGTTGAACTATGAGAAGCTCTCATCAGAGACTTGCATACACCTTTCTCAGAATAAAAAGTTTCCATCAAAAGCAGCAGTCCAAGCTCTCGTCTCTCAGCAATTGAAGCTTAAAAGCTTACTCCATGCAACCAACAATTCTAAGTCCTACGCTGACTCCCCTTGTAGTGCCGGCGAGGTTGGAAATTGGGGAAGGAAATTCGACGCCAATGAACAACTTGTGCTTTATGCCGGGAAACTCAATCTCGCAGCTGACAATGAGAAACTTAGAGCACATTTGCAAGGCATGCAGTGCCGGGTAATGGAATTGGAGAAACTGTGCAAGAAAATGCAAACTCAAATGGCAAAGTTTACAAAATCAAGAGCATCAAGCCACAGTCATACAAGATCTGTGCCCAAACTCTGTTCATGA
- the LOC18782854 gene encoding BTB/POZ domain-containing protein At3g22104 isoform X1 encodes MEVHCDLEVDVNGEESFMVDKKIIASYSGKLRKLLGKSKSTSRNLKVVLHDFPGGAESFELISRFCYNHGSTDITPSNISLLYCAAQFMEMNNSVIGTHNLLEKAEKSFEEIRYWTWSELLMALKHCQDLLPAANSLSLLEKCMDTLVARLPSTSEASPCPSTSSPDSSGIRFSCDTRSSESLKTSSSRATWWFEDLLALGPNLVEMLVKSMISRKLDHVIISRFLFYYQKSKFYTVKSDAKCTFVETVIDMLYILDQSCVSCKSLFGILRVALNLNINKSSRNKLESMIGSQLDQAILDNLLVPSPRGINYLYDVNLVLRLLKSFLSGGICQASPMRLRRVAALVDLYMAEVAPDPCLKPSKFVALAMVMPDSARDSYDELYHAMDMYIEVHAGLSEEEKMKICCVLNYEKLSSETCIHLSQNKKFPSKAAVQALVSQQLKLKSLLHATNNSKSYADSPCSAGEVGNWGRKFDANEQLVLYAGKLNLAADNEKLRAHLQGMQCRVMELEKLCKKMQTQMAKFTKSRASSHSHTRSVPKLCS; translated from the exons ATGGAGGTTCATTGTGATCTTGAAGTTGATGTCAATGGGGAAGAGTCTTTCATGGTGGACAAG AAAATTATTGCTTCCTACTCTGGCAAATTGAGAAAATTACTTGGCAAATCAAAATCTACCTCAAGAAATCTTAAAGTGGTATTGCATGACTTTCCGGGAGGAGCAGAGAGTTTTGAGCTCATTTCAAGGTTCTGCTACAACCATGGCAGCACCGACATaactccttccaatatttcccTCCTATATTGTGCTGCACAGTTCATGGAAATGAACAATTCTGTCATTGGAACACATAATTTATTGGAAAAAGCAGAGAAGTCATTTGAAGAGATCAGATATTGGACATGGTCTGAGCTTTTAATGGCTTTGAAGCATTGCCAAGATTTACTTCCAGCCGCTAATTCTCTGAGCCTACTCGAGAAATGCATGGATACCCTTGTAGCAAGATTGCCTTCGACAAGCGAAGCGAGTCCTTGTCCTTCCACTTCATCCCCAGATAGCTCTGGTATTCGGTTTTCATGCGACACTCGAAGCTCTGAGAGTTTGAAAACCAGCTCATCTCGGGCAACCTGGTGGTTTGAGGATCTTCTAGCTTTAGGTCCAAATTTGGTTGAAATGCTGGTCAAGTCCATGATTTCTCGAAAGCTTGATCATGTTATCATTAGTAGGTTCCTCTTTTATTACCAGAAATCGAAGTTTTACACTGTCAAATCTGATGCCAAGTGCACCTTTGTGGAAACAGTCATTGATATGCTGTATATTCTTGATCAGAGCTGTGTTTCTTGCAAGAGTTTATTTGGGATTCTTCGAGTTGCTCTGAATTTGAACATAAACAAAAGTAGCAGGAATAAGTTGGAGAGCATGATTGGTTCACAGCTTGATCAAGCAATATTAGACAATTTGCTTGTTCCATCCCCACGGGGGATCAATTACTTGTATGATGTCAATCTTGTTCTAAGGTTATTGAAATCATTTCTGAGTGGAGGAATCTGTCAAGCATCGCCCATGCGATTGAGGAGAGTTGCTGCCTTGGTGGATTTGTATATGGCAGAAGTAGCCCCAGATCCTTGTTTGAAGCCTTCGAAGTTTGTGGCTTTAGCCATGGTCATGCCGGATTCTGCCAGAGACTCCTATGATGAACTTTACCATGCCATGGACATGTATATAGAG GTGCATGCAGGATTGTCAGAAGAGGAAAAGATGAAAATTTGTTGTGTGTTGAACTATGAGAAGCTCTCATCAGAGACTTGCATACACCTTTCTCAGAATAAAAAGTTTCCATCAAAAGCAGCAGTCCAAGCTCTCGTCTCTCAGCAATTGAAGCTTAAAAGCTTACTCCATGCAACCAACAATTCTAAGTCCTACGCTGACTCCCCTTGTAGTGCCGGCGAGGTTGGAAATTGGGGAAGGAAATTCGACGCCAATGAACAACTTGTGCTTTATGCCGGGAAACTCAATCTCGCAGCTGACAATGAGAAACTTAGAGCACATTTGCAAGGCATGCAGTGCCGGGTAATGGAATTGGAGAAACTGTGCAAGAAAATGCAAACTCAAATGGCAAAGTTTACAAAATCAAGAGCATCAAGCCACAGTCATACAAGATCTGTGCCCAAACTCTGTTCATGA